Genomic segment of Azospirillum brasilense:
CGAGCGCCGCCTGCTTCTGGCGAACGACCTCGCCGGCCTGACCGTGCGCGCCAGCCTGGAGCCGGCGCCCGACACGCTCGGCGCCTCGGTGGTGGTGTGAAGACGGACCGCAAGGCGGTGGACGCCCTGGTGTCGTTCAGCAACCGCAACACGCCCTATCTCGGCACCGCCCAGACGACCGCGACGGCGGCGCTGAACTCCTTCGGGCCGAACGCCGACACGGTGAACCTCAGCGGGCGCGTGTCCTCGCCGGCGTCGCGGGCCTGGTCGGTCGGCGCCGGCTACCAGGCGCTGGTGACCGGCGACGGGCTGACCTTCTCCGCCACCGGCTCCTATTCCAAGTCGCGGCCCGGCCTGACGCTGGACCCGCTGGACGTGGAAAGCTGGGTGGCGGCGGGCGTGGGCACGCTCAGCTACCCGGTGATCCGCTCGCGCCTGGAGAACCTGCGGGCGGTGGCGAGTTCGAATACCGTGACGTGAACACCGACATTTCCGGCGACCGCTTCAACCGTGACCGCCTGCGCATCCTGCGCGGCGGCTTCAGCTATGACCGGACCGACAATTGGGACGGCATCACCGCGGTGCGCGGCCTCGTGCACCAGGGTCTGGACATCCTCGACGCGACGAAGCTCGGCTCGGCCTACGCCTCGCGCGAGCGCGGGCGCAGCGACTTCACCAAGCTGACCGCCGACATCACCCGCGTGCAGCAGCTGCCGGCCAACTTCAGCATCCTGGCGACGGCCACCATGCAGGCGCCCGGCACGCCGCTGCTGGCCAGCGAGCAGATCGCGCTGGGCGGCCCGAGCTACGGCCGCGCCTTCGACGAGGGCGAGATCTCCGGCGACAGCGGCTGGGCCGGGTCGCTGGAGCTGCGCTACACGCCGGTGG
This window contains:
- a CDS encoding ShlB/FhaC/HecB family hemolysin secretion/activation protein, producing MNTDISGDRFNRDRLRILRGGFSYDRTDNWDGITAVRGLVHQGLDILDATKLGSAYASRERGRSDFTKLTADITRVQQLPANFSILATATMQAPGTPLLASEQIALGGPSYGRAFDEGEISGDSGWAGSLELRYTPVVPENAFAQAVPDLRASSTAARCGTAPAWSRTAGIRWSPWAAACAPASWNGFSRRLKSTSR